The Ferrovibrio sp. MS7 sequence GGCGGAACTGCTGCGCGAGATGGCGCCGCATTTCGCCAGCGGCAAGCTGAAGCCATTCCCGATTCACGCTGATTTCACCTACCGCTTCAGCGCCGCCAAGGAAGCCTACATGACCGTGATTGGTTCCTCGCCCGAGCGCGTCGTGCTGGTGCCGGAGGAATAGCCATGCATGTCACCCGTTTTGATAAGGCCAAGCCCTACGAGGCGCCGGGCCATTTCGACATGAAGATGTTTCGTCTCCAGGGCCGCGATGCCGGCCCGGCGGAAATGCTGTGGCTCGGCGTGTCGCATCTGCTGCCGGGCGGCCACACCACCTTCAACGCTTCACCGGAAGAGAAATTCTATGTCGTGCTCGATGGTGCCGTGACCATCGAATCCGATACCGGCACGGAAACCCTGCTGCCCTGGGATTCCTGCCGCATCGCGCCGAACGAAAACCGCGCCTTGAAGAATAATACCAACAAGCCGGCAACCATCCTGCTGGCGATGCCCTTACCCAAACCCACACCTTGAAACCGAGCATAATAAAATAAGAGGAACGCCCAATGATCACGATTAATCGTCGCCACCTGCTGCAAGCCACCGCCGCCTCGGCCATGCTGGGTCTGCCGCATATCGCCCGCGCCCAGTCTTCCGAGGTGAAGATCGGCATCGGTTTCGGCATCGGCTTCCTGCCCACTTTCCTGCTGCGCGAATTGCAACTCGTCGAGAAGCACGCGAAGGCCCAGGGTATCGACCTGAAAGCCAGCTACCAGAGCTTTTCCGGCTCCGGCGCCATGCAGGATGCCGTGCTGTCCGGCTCGGTGGACTACGGCGTCTACGGCACTGCCGCGATGCTGATCGCCTGGGAGCGCGCCAAGGGCACGCCGCAGCAGATCTGGGGCGTCGCCGGTGTCACCACCCTGCCGCTGGTGCTGGTGACCAACAAGCCGAATGTGAAGAAGCTCGCTGATTTCGATGCAAAGGACCGCATCGCCATGCCGGCGCTGGTGTCGCCACAGATGTATGCCTTGCAGATCGCCGCCGAGAAGGAATTCGGCATCGGGCAGCATGACAAGCTGAAGCCGCAGGTGGTGGCGTTGCCGCATCCGGAAGCGCTGAACGCGGTGACTGGCGGTTCGACCGAAGTGACGGCCTATTTCTCTTCGGCGCCCTTCACTCAGGTGGCGCTGAAGAATCCGAAGATTTCCCGCGTCATGACGACGACGGACATCTATGGCGGTAAGTCCACCTTCCTCGCCATGGGTGCCACCAAGAAAACGCTGGATGCCAATCCGAAGATGGCCGGCGTGATGGTGGCGGCGTTGTCTGAAGCCTCGCAGATCATTACGGGCGATCCGAAGCGCGCGGCCGAAATCTATCTCAAGGTCGAGCCGCAGAAGACGATGAGCCTTGAGGATGTGCAGGCCCTGCTGGTCGAACTGAAGGACGAGTTCGATACCGGCGTCTACGGTATCAAGGCGGTGGCCGACTTCATGGGCCGCATCGGCCAGCTCAAGGCGCCGCCGGCCCGCTGGCAGGATGCCTATGCCCCGGCGCTGCATGGCCGCCAGGGTAGCTAGTCTTTAGGGGGAAGGAACGTGGAAATGTCGCGGCCCGCGCTCGAGCAGGGAAATCTCGCCGGCAAGCCTCTGGTCGAGGTGGACGGTGTGACGTTGCAGTACAAGACGCCGGATTCTCTTATCACCGCCACCTACCGGGTGTCGTTTGATATTCACCCCGGCGACCGCTTCGTCCTGCTCGGGCCTTCGGGCTGCGGCAAATCCACATTGCTCAAGACGCTCGCCGGCTTTCTCAAGCCGACCGAGGGCGAGATGCGGCTGAACGGCAAGGTGATCACCGAGCCGGGCCCAGACCGCATGATGGTGTTTCAGGAGTTCGACCAGTTGCTGCCTTGGAAGACCGTGCAGCAGAACATCACCTTCCCGATGCTCAAGAATGGCGTGGCGCGGCACGAAGCAATGCAGCGTGCCAGCGATATCCTGGCCAAGGTGAACCTGTCGAAATTTGCCGATAGTTTTCCGCATATGTTGTCTGGCGGCATGAAGCAGCGCGTGGCGATTGCGCGCGCCATGGCGATGCGGCCGAAGCTGCTGCTGATGGATGAGCCCTATGCGGCGCTCGATGCGCTCACCCGGCGCAAGATGCAGGATGAATTGCTGCAGCTCTGGGATGATGTGCGCTTCACGCTGGTATTCGTTACCCACTCGATCGAGGAAGCGGTGATCCTCGGCAACCGCATCTGCGTGCTGTCGCCGCATCCCGGCCAGGTGCGCGCCGAATTGAACAGCCACGCCTTCGGCCATGAGGATCGCGAGGGCGCCGGCTTCCACGAACTCTGTGGCAGCATCCGCCGCATGCTATTCGGCGACGGCGCCGTATCGCACTGAATATCCCCGGGGTTAATCATGTCTGCTAACATTGCCAAACTTGAGCCGCCGATCCGGCCGGAATACGAACATCAGGGCCTGCCCGCTGCCGTGATCGGCGATATCGCCCGCCCGCTGCCACTCGGCGAACGCCTCTGGGGCTCCAGCACCTTCCGCAAGGCGGTGATCCTGGTGCTGCTGGCGCTGGCCTGGGAACTTTATGCCCGCTGGCTGCAGAACCCGCTCACCGTGCCGCCTTTCACCGCCACGCTGGAAGCATTATGGGAGGGTATCCAGTCCGGTGTCATCCCGGCGCGTCTCGCCGTCACGCTGCAGGTGCTGTTGATCGGCTATGGCCTGGGCGTGGTGCTGGCTTGCCTGTTCACCACGCTGGCAGTCTCCACCCGCATCGGCACCGACCTGCTCGCCACGCTGACGGCGATGCTGAACCCGTTGCCGGCCATCGCGCTGCTGCCGCTGGCCTTGCTGTGGTTCGGCTTGGGCACACCGTCGCTGGTCTTCGTCATTGTCAATTCCGTGCTCTGGGCGGTGGCGCTGAATGCCCATACCGGCTTTCTCTCGGTATCCGAGACCCTGCGCATGGCCGGCCAGACCTTCGGCCTCAAGGGCCTGCGCTACATTCTGGAGATACTGATCCCGGCGGCCTTCCCTGCCATCCTCGCCGGGCTCAAGATCGGCTGGGCCTTCGCCTGGCGCACCCTGATCGCCGCCGAACTGGTTTTCGGCGTCTCCTCGGGCCGTGGCGGCCTTGGCTGGTTCATCTTCGAGAACCGTAATTTGCTCGACACGGCCTCGGTATTCGCCGGCCTGCTGACCGTGATGGCGGTGGGTCTGTTCGTCGATGGCGTGATCTTCCGCTTCATCGAGAACCGCACCGTGCGGCGCTGGGGCATGCAGCGCGGCTAGAGGCCTGATGCTGTAATGTTCCTATAGGCTGACCTCGGCCAGGGGTGGTATGGATGGTTTAGCCATGCCACTCCTGTTCCTGGGTTGCGCCGCGTGACAGATGCTTCTCCCCCCGGACCGCCAGCAGCAGCGCCCGGTGCCGCCGGGCAGGCCCGCACTGGTACCGATCCGGCCATTCTCAGCAACCAGCATGTGCTGGATTTCTATCATCTCTGGCTGAGCCGTTGCCCGCCTGGGGGGCTGCCGACCAAGGCGGCAATGGACCCGCTGCTGATGGGCCGTTTCCTCTCCACCCTCCTGCTGCTGAAGGTGCATCGCGACCCACCGGATTTCGAATACCGCATCATCGGCGAAGAGGTCATCGCGCTGCTCGGCAACATGACCGGCAAGCGGGTGGGTGGCTCGGCGATGATCAACCTGGCGGGCTCGGCCTATGCCAATTATTCCTGGGTGGTGGAACATCGGGTGCCGCAATTCCTGGAAGGTCCCGCCACCACCGCCTTCCGCAAGGAACGCATCTACGTTATGTCGCGGGTACATTGCCCGCTGGCCGAGGATGGCCAGACCGTAGATCACATCATTTCCTGCGTCGCCTTCCTCTAGGTCTTGTAGGCGTTGATTCGAGGGGCTGGCGGACCTATCTTCGCGCCGTTTTCGCGTCTTTAAGGATTTCCGCCATGACCGTCCGCACCCGTGTTGCCCCGTCGCCCACCGGCGACCCCCATGTCGGCACGGCCTATATCGCGCTGATCAACTACTGCTTCGCCAAGCAGCATGGCGGCCAGTTCTTGCTGCGCATCGAGGATACCGACCGGGTGCGTTCGACGCTGGAATCCGAGCGCGTCATCCTGGAGGCCCTGCGCTGGCTGGGCCTGAGCTGGGACGAAGGCCCGGATGTCGGTGGTCCGCATGGCCCCTATCGCCAGAGCGAGCGCGGCGCGATCTACCAGCAGCATTGCGATCATCTGCTGAAAGAAGGCCATGCCTTCCGCTGCTTCTGCACCACGCAGACCCTGGATGCCATGCGTGATGAACAGCGCAAGCGCGGCGAGCAGCCGCGCTATGACGGCCGCTGCCAGCATCTCAGCGATGCCGATGTGCGCGCCAAGATGGCGGCCGGCGAGCCGCATGTGGTGCGCATGAAGGTGCCGACCGAGGGCGTCAGTGTCATCAACGATATGCGCCGCGGTGCAATCGAGATCGAGTGGTCGAAGGTCGACATGCAGGTGCTGATGAAGTCGGATGGCATGCCGACCTATCATCTGGCCAATGTGGTGGACGACCACCTGATGGGCATCACCCATGTGATGCGCGGCGAGGAATGGATTTCCTCGGCGCCGAAGCATCAGTTGCTCTACAAGTATTTCGGCTGGCAGATGCCGGAAATCTGCCACCTGCCGCTATTGCGCAACCCGGATCGCAGCAAGCTGTCGAAGCGCAAGAATCCCACGGGTATTCTGTTCTATCAGCGCATGGGCTACCTGCCGGAAGCGCTGCTGAACTTCCTCGGCCTGCTCACCCTCTCGGTGGCGGAAGGCGAGGAGATGCGCAGCCTGGACCAGTTGGTTGCCGAATTCGCGCCAGACCACATCTCGCTCGGCGGCCCGGTTTTCGATACCGAGAAGCTGAACTGGCTGAACAGCCGCTACATCCGCGAACGCCTGACGCCGGAGCAGCTGATCGAACGCGTCGCCGCCTGGGCCTTCCAGCCGGAGCGTCAGCTCAGCATCGCCAAGCTGGCGCAGAGCCGCATCACCCGGCTCTCCGATCTTGGGCCCCTGGCCGGCTTCATGTTCGCCGGGGTGCTCGATACGCCGGAAGCAGCCTTGCGCGACAACAAGCTGAACGAGACGCAGCTTCGCCAGGTGTTCCAGTTCGGCCTGTGGGAATTCGACAAGCTGGTTTCCTGGGAAGCCGGCGCCATCGACAAGACGTTGCGCTTCATCGCCGACAAGGCCGGCGTGAAGTTCCGTGATCTGGTGCGCCCGTTCTACGTCGCCATCACCGGCAGCGCCCAGTCGCTGCCGCTGTTTGACAGTATGGAGCTGCTGGGTCGCGATGTGGTGCGGGAACGCCTGCGCCGCTCGCTCACCGTGGTCGGCGGCGTCTCGTCAAAGGAAGCCAAGGAATGGGCCAAGCTGCTGGCTGAGGAAGCCTCAGCCGAGGAATAGGCTTACTGCCCGCGCTGCTTCAGCCACTGGCGCATCTGGGCAATCTCGGTTTCCTGCGCCTTGATGATGCCTTCCGCCAGTTTGCGGATTTC is a genomic window containing:
- the gltX gene encoding glutamate--tRNA ligase, with the protein product MTVRTRVAPSPTGDPHVGTAYIALINYCFAKQHGGQFLLRIEDTDRVRSTLESERVILEALRWLGLSWDEGPDVGGPHGPYRQSERGAIYQQHCDHLLKEGHAFRCFCTTQTLDAMRDEQRKRGEQPRYDGRCQHLSDADVRAKMAAGEPHVVRMKVPTEGVSVINDMRRGAIEIEWSKVDMQVLMKSDGMPTYHLANVVDDHLMGITHVMRGEEWISSAPKHQLLYKYFGWQMPEICHLPLLRNPDRSKLSKRKNPTGILFYQRMGYLPEALLNFLGLLTLSVAEGEEMRSLDQLVAEFAPDHISLGGPVFDTEKLNWLNSRYIRERLTPEQLIERVAAWAFQPERQLSIAKLAQSRITRLSDLGPLAGFMFAGVLDTPEAALRDNKLNETQLRQVFQFGLWEFDKLVSWEAGAIDKTLRFIADKAGVKFRDLVRPFYVAITGSAQSLPLFDSMELLGRDVVRERLRRSLTVVGGVSSKEAKEWAKLLAEEASAEE
- a CDS encoding ABC transporter permease, which translates into the protein MSANIAKLEPPIRPEYEHQGLPAAVIGDIARPLPLGERLWGSSTFRKAVILVLLALAWELYARWLQNPLTVPPFTATLEALWEGIQSGVIPARLAVTLQVLLIGYGLGVVLACLFTTLAVSTRIGTDLLATLTAMLNPLPAIALLPLALLWFGLGTPSLVFVIVNSVLWAVALNAHTGFLSVSETLRMAGQTFGLKGLRYILEILIPAAFPAILAGLKIGWAFAWRTLIAAELVFGVSSGRGGLGWFIFENRNLLDTASVFAGLLTVMAVGLFVDGVIFRFIENRTVRRWGMQRG
- a CDS encoding ABC transporter substrate-binding protein, with the translated sequence MITINRRHLLQATAASAMLGLPHIARAQSSEVKIGIGFGIGFLPTFLLRELQLVEKHAKAQGIDLKASYQSFSGSGAMQDAVLSGSVDYGVYGTAAMLIAWERAKGTPQQIWGVAGVTTLPLVLVTNKPNVKKLADFDAKDRIAMPALVSPQMYALQIAAEKEFGIGQHDKLKPQVVALPHPEALNAVTGGSTEVTAYFSSAPFTQVALKNPKISRVMTTTDIYGGKSTFLAMGATKKTLDANPKMAGVMVAALSEASQIITGDPKRAAEIYLKVEPQKTMSLEDVQALLVELKDEFDTGVYGIKAVADFMGRIGQLKAPPARWQDAYAPALHGRQGS
- a CDS encoding cupin domain-containing protein; this encodes MHVTRFDKAKPYEAPGHFDMKMFRLQGRDAGPAEMLWLGVSHLLPGGHTTFNASPEEKFYVVLDGAVTIESDTGTETLLPWDSCRIAPNENRALKNNTNKPATILLAMPLPKPTP
- a CDS encoding ABC transporter ATP-binding protein, with the translated sequence MSRPALEQGNLAGKPLVEVDGVTLQYKTPDSLITATYRVSFDIHPGDRFVLLGPSGCGKSTLLKTLAGFLKPTEGEMRLNGKVITEPGPDRMMVFQEFDQLLPWKTVQQNITFPMLKNGVARHEAMQRASDILAKVNLSKFADSFPHMLSGGMKQRVAIARAMAMRPKLLLMDEPYAALDALTRRKMQDELLQLWDDVRFTLVFVTHSIEEAVILGNRICVLSPHPGQVRAELNSHAFGHEDREGAGFHELCGSIRRMLFGDGAVSH